From a single Candidatus Izimaplasma bacterium HR1 genomic region:
- the rpsP gene encoding 30S ribosomal protein S16 translates to MAVKIRLQRYGSKKRPFYRLVAADSRNKRDGRYLEIIGTYNPLTEPATVKIDEDKAQRWLAEGAQVTDTVKNLFKNAGITKKVN, encoded by the coding sequence ATGGCAGTAAAAATAAGATTACAAAGATATGGTTCAAAAAAACGTCCATTCTATAGATTGGTTGCAGCTGATTCAAGAAATAAAAGAGATGGTAGATACTTAGAAATTATCGGTACTTACAATCCACTTACTGAGCCAGCTACAGTTAAAATCGATGAAGACAAAGCACAAAGATGGTTAGCTGAAGGAGCTCAAGTAACTGATACAGTTAAGAACCTTTTTAAAAACGCCGGAATTACCAAAAAAGTTAACTAA